Genomic DNA from Oceanipulchritudo coccoides:
GCGCTTCCGGAGTCGGATTCCGCAAATGGAATGAAGTACACTTCTTCCTATTTTGAAGTCAATTCTTCCCGGCGCACTGGATGCGGTGAAAGTTTCGGTTATCTTCAGTTTCATGGCTTGGCTGAAAAACCGCATACATGGTCGCTTTCTGAACCGGATGCCGGTGAAAGAAGCCGACGTTGTTCAGCTTGCACCGGGTCAAATGAACTTTCGCACAATCGAGATCTGGGGCCGCGACGCTTTTGTCCTCAAGATTGCAAGCGACGCCTACGCGTCCTTTACCGCACGGCCGCATCCCGGCTGGATCGGATTTCTTTTACCTGTTTCGTGGACTGGTGTATTTCGGATGAACGGGTATCGGCACCAACCCAACCAAGCCTCCTATCTGGACGGCACCCATGACTACACCGTGGCCTGTCAGGAGTCATTCAGGCTTCTGGTCGGTGTCAGACGAAACGTGATGAACGCCGTCATTACGGAAATCTCGGGAACCGTAGATATGGATTTTCTGTCGGGGAGTCGCGTTTTCGGCGATTGCGCGGAGTGCGCGATGGAACTGGAAGAGATGATTGCTTCCCTGCAAGCGGATACCCAGAAAAATGCCGAAACCTTTGAAGGCATG
This window encodes:
- a CDS encoding helix-turn-helix domain-containing protein — translated: MKSILPGALDAVKVSVIFSFMAWLKNRIHGRFLNRMPVKEADVVQLAPGQMNFRTIEIWGRDAFVLKIASDAYASFTARPHPGWIGFLLPVSWTGVFRMNGYRHQPNQASYLDGTHDYTVACQESFRLLVGVRRNVMNAVITEISGTVDMDFLSGSRVFGDCAECAMELEEMIASLQADTQKNAETFEGMNLSEDQERAVVAQMANWLLEKMEKPTPAWLGQIEDYHITTTVRDAIRTRPISEHVQLDDLYKIAGVGKNRLHQSFVNVYGAPPVRYLNMRRVWRARQFLLDPTNTDCKIGDVASQFGYPSSGRFAKNYQDVFDELPSNTVKRAKSMARR